From a single Rosa rugosa chromosome 7, drRosRugo1.1, whole genome shotgun sequence genomic region:
- the LOC133723764 gene encoding ammonium transporter 3 member 1-like produces MAAYDATGGANPVWLNKGDNAWQMTSATLVGLQSVPGLVILYGSIVKKKWAVNSAFMALYAFAAVVICWVTWAYKMSFGEKLLPFWGKAGPALGQKFLLKQAAIPASAHYHANGDLETAMATPWYPMASMVYFHCMFAAITPILLAGSVLGRMNFKAWMMFVPLWLTFSYTVGAFSMWGGGFLFHWGVMDYAGGYVIHLSSGTAGFITAYWVGPRVKKDRERFPPNNVLLTLAGAGLLWMGWAGFNGGDPYAANITASMAVLNTNICAATSLVVWTALDVLFFNKPSVIGAVQGMITGLVVITPAAGLVQGWAAIVMGVLAGSVPWFTMMIVDKRWRLLTAVDDTLGVVHTHAVAGFLGGILTGIFAEPQLCALFLPATNSRGVAYGGIQVFKQIVAALFIIGWNIVVTSIICVAIRFVVPLRMPEEQLLIGDDAVHGEEAYALWGDGELYDETKHDKHYSENGKFASSGATQAV; encoded by the exons ATGGCGGCGTACGACGCAACTGGCGGAGCGAACCCGGTCTGGCTGAACAAAGGTGACAACGCATGGCAGATGACCTCCGCCACGCTGGTGGGTCTCCAGAGCGTGCCGGGGCTCGTCATCCTCTACGGGAGCATAGTGAAGAAGAAGTGGGCGGTAAACTCCGCTTTCATGGCCCTCTACGCCTTCGCCGCCGTCGTGATCTGCTGGGTGACGTGGGCCTACAAGATGTCGTTCGGGGAGAAGCTGCTGCCGTTTTGGGGCAAGGCCGGGCCTGCCTTAGGGCAGAAGTTTCTGCTCAAGCAGGCTGCCATCCCCGCCTCCGCACACTACCACGCCAACGGCGATCTCGAGACTGCCATGGCCACGCCGTGGTACCCTATGGCTAGCATGGTGTACTTTCACTGCATGTTTGCGGCCATAACACCGATACTGTTGGCAGGGTCGGTGCTGGGGAGAATGAACTTCAAGGCGTGGATGATGTTCGTGCCTCTGTGGCTGACCTTCTCGTACACTGTCGGTGCGTTTAGCATGTGGGGCGGAGGGTTTTTATTTCATTGGGGAGTTATGGACTACGCCGGCGGGTACGTCATTCATCTTTCTTCAGGGACCGCTGGTTTCATCACTGCTTACTGG GTAGGACCTAGGGTGAAGAAGGACAGGGAGAGATTCCCACCAAACAACGTGCTGCTGACTTTGGCGGGAGCAGGGTTGCTGTGGATGGGATGGGCCGGTTTCAACGGCGGAGATCCGTATGCGGCCAACATAACCGCCTCCATGGCTGTCCTCAACACTAACATCTGCGCCGCCACGAGTCTCGTGGTGTGGACGGCGCTGGATGTCCTCTTCTTCAACAAGCCCTCCGTCATCGGAGCAGTCCAGGGAATGATTACCGGCCTCGTCGTCATTACTCCCGCTGCAG GTCTTGTACAAGGATGGGCAGCAATCGTGATGGGAGTATTGGCTGGTAGCGTGCCATGGTTCACCATGATGATCGTAGACAAAAGGTGGAGACTCTTAACCGCAGTTGACGACACCCTCGGCGTCGTCCATACCCACGCAGTGGCCGGATTCCTAGGCGGCATATTGACCGGCATCTTTGCCGAGCCCCAACTTTGTGCGCTCTTCTTGCCAGCCACGAACTCTCGCGGGGTAGCCTACGGGGGCATCCAAGTGTTCAAACAAATCGTAGCCGCCCTGTTCATCATCGGATGGAACATCGTGGTGACCTCAATCATTTGTGTGGCAATTCGGTTTGTGGTTCCTCTACGCATGCCGGAGGAGCAGTTGTTGATTGGAGATGACGCAGTGCATGGGGAAGAGGCCTACGCTTTGTGGGGTGATGGGGAGCTGTATGATGAAACTAAGCATGATAAACATTACTCGGAAAATGGTAAGTTTGCATCCAGTGGCGCCACTCAGGCTGTCTAA
- the LOC133721289 gene encoding probable LRR receptor-like serine/threonine-protein kinase At5g63710 isoform X2, with protein MSEASSRWHPLKPIISWLMALILLKISFASTEPDVEGEALIDLLNALNDSNGRITDWNNHLVSPCFSWSHVTCRNGNVISLSLASNGFSGTLSPSIIKLKFLSSLDFQDNSLMGLLPVYLANLTHLQNLNLANNNFRGPIPNTWGQLSNLKHLVLRGNDISGDIPDSLSNITGLTELDLSSNDLAGKIPMQLFTVPTFNFTGTHLTCGSSLNQPCASGSSLVSTKKSKLGRVITLASCGVTILLFIGAIFGYRYYHMHSLKHEVFVDVLGEDDCKISFGQLRRFSWREIQIATDNFDESNIIGQGGFGRVYRGVLSDNVKIAVKRLTDYNSPGGEAAFLREVQLISVAVHRNLLRLIGFCTTSSERVLVYPFMKNLSVAYRLRDLKPGEKGLDWPTRKRIAFGAAHGLEYLHEYCNPKIIHRDLKAANILLDDYFEPVLGDFGLAQLVDTKATHVTTQVRGTMGHIAPEYLSTGKSSEKTDVFGYGITLLELVTGQRAIDFARLEEEEDVLLLDHIKKLLRENRLDDIVDGNMKTYDEKEVGTVIQVALLCTQSSPEDRPTMAEVVRLLQGVDLAERWAEWEQLEDVRSREFSLLSHQFAWAEETTHDQVAIQLSKAR; from the exons aTGTCTGAAGCATCTTCTAGATGGCATCCTTTAAAGCCAATCATAAGTTGGCTGATGGCACTCATTTTGCTCAAAATCAGTTTTGCATCTACAGAGCCTGATGTTGAAG GTGAAGCATTAATCGATTTGCTTAATGCACTGAATGATTCCAATGGCCGAATAACTGATTGGAATAATCATCTTGTGAGCCCATGTTTTAGCTGGTCTCATGTCACTTGTAGAAATGGAAATGTCATATCCCT GAGCCTGGCATCAAATGGATTTTCTGGAACACTTTCTCCTTCCATTATCAAACTCAAATTTTTGTCCAGCCT GGACTTCCAGGATAATAGTCTAATGGGTCTGTTACCCGTTTATCTTGCCAACTTGACACATCTCCAGAATCTAAACCTTGCAAATAATAACTTCAGAGGTCCTATACCCAATACATGGGGTCAACTTTCCAATCTAAAGCACTT GGTTTTGAGGGGTAATGACATCTCTGGTGATATTCCGGATTCACTTTCTAATATCACAGGGTTGACTGAATT GGATCTTTCATCTAATGATTTAGCGGGAAAAATTCCAATGCAACTCTTCACGGTTCCGACTTTCAA TTTTACAGGAACTCATCTTACTTGTGGTTCTAGCTTGAACCAGCCTTGTGCTTCTGGCTCTTCACTTG TTTCAaccaagaaatcaaaacttGGAAGAGTTATAACTTTGGCAAGTTGTGGTGTGACAATACTTCTTTTTATCGGGGCTATTTTTGGATATCGATATTATCACATGCACAGTCTGAAGCATGAGGTGTTTGTTGATGTTTTGG GTGAAGATGACTGTAAAATTTCCTTTGGTCAATTGAGAAGATTTTCTTGGCGTGAAATTCAAATTGCCACAGATAATTTCGATGAGAGTAACATAATTGGACAGGGAGGCTTTGGAAGAGTTTACAGAGGTGTTCTCTCAGACAATGTAAAAATTGCAGTGAAACGCCTTACCGACTATAACAGTCCTGGTGGAGAGGCTGCATTCCTGAGAGAAGTACAACTCATTAGTGTTGCAGTTCATAGGAATCTTTTACGGTTGATTGGCTTTTGTACAACTTCATCTGAGAGGGTCCTTGTTTATCCGTTCATGAAAAACCTGAGTGTTGCGTATCGCTTGAGAG ATCTGAAACCAGGAGAGAAAGGCTTGGACTGGCCAACAAGGAAGCGCATTGCTTTTGGTGCAGCCCATGGCTTGGAGTATCTACATGAGTATTGCAATCCTAAGATTATACACCGTGACTTGAAGGCTGCAAACATTCTTCTAGATGATTATTTTGAGCCTGTTCTTGGAGATTTTGGGCTAGCACAGCTGGTCGATACAAAAGCAACTCATGTTACTACTCAAGTGCGTGGTACCATGGGTCATATTGCCCCTGAATATTTGTCCACTGGAAAATCTTCAGAAAAGACTGATGTTTTTGGATATGGTATCACACTTCTCGAACTTGTCACTGGTCAGCGAGCTATAGATTTTGCTCGGCTTGAAGAAGAGGAGGATGTTCTTCTGCTTGACCAT ATCAAGAAGCTGCTGAGAGAAAATAGACTTGATGACATTGTGGATGGAAATATGAAGACCTATGATGAAAAAGAAGTTGGTACTGTCATTCAGGTTGCATTGCTCTGCACCCAGAGCTCACCTGAGGACCGTCCAACAATGGCAGAAGTGGTTAGATTGCTGCAGGGAGTGGATCTAGCAGAGAGATGGGCTGAGTGGGAGCAACTTGAAGATGTAAGGAGTCGTGAATTCTCACTCTTGTCGCACCAGTTTGCTTGGGCTGAGGAGACTACACATGATCAAGTAGCTATACAGCTGTCCAAGGCAAGATAG
- the LOC133721289 gene encoding probable LRR receptor-like serine/threonine-protein kinase At5g63710 isoform X1, translated as MSEASSRWHPLKPIISWLMALILLKISFASTEPDVEGEALIDLLNALNDSNGRITDWNNHLVSPCFSWSHVTCRNGNVISLSLASNGFSGTLSPSIIKLKFLSSLDFQDNSLMGLLPVYLANLTHLQNLNLANNNFRGPIPNTWGQLSNLKHLVLRGNDISGDIPDSLSNITGLTELDLSSNDLAGKIPMQLFTVPTFNFTGTHLTCGSSLNQPCASGSSLGVSTKKSKLGRVITLASCGVTILLFIGAIFGYRYYHMHSLKHEVFVDVLGEDDCKISFGQLRRFSWREIQIATDNFDESNIIGQGGFGRVYRGVLSDNVKIAVKRLTDYNSPGGEAAFLREVQLISVAVHRNLLRLIGFCTTSSERVLVYPFMKNLSVAYRLRDLKPGEKGLDWPTRKRIAFGAAHGLEYLHEYCNPKIIHRDLKAANILLDDYFEPVLGDFGLAQLVDTKATHVTTQVRGTMGHIAPEYLSTGKSSEKTDVFGYGITLLELVTGQRAIDFARLEEEEDVLLLDHIKKLLRENRLDDIVDGNMKTYDEKEVGTVIQVALLCTQSSPEDRPTMAEVVRLLQGVDLAERWAEWEQLEDVRSREFSLLSHQFAWAEETTHDQVAIQLSKAR; from the exons aTGTCTGAAGCATCTTCTAGATGGCATCCTTTAAAGCCAATCATAAGTTGGCTGATGGCACTCATTTTGCTCAAAATCAGTTTTGCATCTACAGAGCCTGATGTTGAAG GTGAAGCATTAATCGATTTGCTTAATGCACTGAATGATTCCAATGGCCGAATAACTGATTGGAATAATCATCTTGTGAGCCCATGTTTTAGCTGGTCTCATGTCACTTGTAGAAATGGAAATGTCATATCCCT GAGCCTGGCATCAAATGGATTTTCTGGAACACTTTCTCCTTCCATTATCAAACTCAAATTTTTGTCCAGCCT GGACTTCCAGGATAATAGTCTAATGGGTCTGTTACCCGTTTATCTTGCCAACTTGACACATCTCCAGAATCTAAACCTTGCAAATAATAACTTCAGAGGTCCTATACCCAATACATGGGGTCAACTTTCCAATCTAAAGCACTT GGTTTTGAGGGGTAATGACATCTCTGGTGATATTCCGGATTCACTTTCTAATATCACAGGGTTGACTGAATT GGATCTTTCATCTAATGATTTAGCGGGAAAAATTCCAATGCAACTCTTCACGGTTCCGACTTTCAA TTTTACAGGAACTCATCTTACTTGTGGTTCTAGCTTGAACCAGCCTTGTGCTTCTGGCTCTTCACTTGGTG TTTCAaccaagaaatcaaaacttGGAAGAGTTATAACTTTGGCAAGTTGTGGTGTGACAATACTTCTTTTTATCGGGGCTATTTTTGGATATCGATATTATCACATGCACAGTCTGAAGCATGAGGTGTTTGTTGATGTTTTGG GTGAAGATGACTGTAAAATTTCCTTTGGTCAATTGAGAAGATTTTCTTGGCGTGAAATTCAAATTGCCACAGATAATTTCGATGAGAGTAACATAATTGGACAGGGAGGCTTTGGAAGAGTTTACAGAGGTGTTCTCTCAGACAATGTAAAAATTGCAGTGAAACGCCTTACCGACTATAACAGTCCTGGTGGAGAGGCTGCATTCCTGAGAGAAGTACAACTCATTAGTGTTGCAGTTCATAGGAATCTTTTACGGTTGATTGGCTTTTGTACAACTTCATCTGAGAGGGTCCTTGTTTATCCGTTCATGAAAAACCTGAGTGTTGCGTATCGCTTGAGAG ATCTGAAACCAGGAGAGAAAGGCTTGGACTGGCCAACAAGGAAGCGCATTGCTTTTGGTGCAGCCCATGGCTTGGAGTATCTACATGAGTATTGCAATCCTAAGATTATACACCGTGACTTGAAGGCTGCAAACATTCTTCTAGATGATTATTTTGAGCCTGTTCTTGGAGATTTTGGGCTAGCACAGCTGGTCGATACAAAAGCAACTCATGTTACTACTCAAGTGCGTGGTACCATGGGTCATATTGCCCCTGAATATTTGTCCACTGGAAAATCTTCAGAAAAGACTGATGTTTTTGGATATGGTATCACACTTCTCGAACTTGTCACTGGTCAGCGAGCTATAGATTTTGCTCGGCTTGAAGAAGAGGAGGATGTTCTTCTGCTTGACCAT ATCAAGAAGCTGCTGAGAGAAAATAGACTTGATGACATTGTGGATGGAAATATGAAGACCTATGATGAAAAAGAAGTTGGTACTGTCATTCAGGTTGCATTGCTCTGCACCCAGAGCTCACCTGAGGACCGTCCAACAATGGCAGAAGTGGTTAGATTGCTGCAGGGAGTGGATCTAGCAGAGAGATGGGCTGAGTGGGAGCAACTTGAAGATGTAAGGAGTCGTGAATTCTCACTCTTGTCGCACCAGTTTGCTTGGGCTGAGGAGACTACACATGATCAAGTAGCTATACAGCTGTCCAAGGCAAGATAG
- the LOC133721289 gene encoding probable LRR receptor-like serine/threonine-protein kinase At5g63710 isoform X3, which yields MSEASSRWHPLKPIISWLMALILLKISFASTEPDVEGEALIDLLNALNDSNGRITDWNNHLVSPCFSWSHVTCRNGNVISLSLASNGFSGTLSPSIIKLKFLSSLDFQDNSLMGLLPVYLANLTHLQNLNLANNNFRGPIPNTWGQLSNLKHLVLRGNDISGDIPDSLSNITGLTELDLSSNDLAGKIPMQLFTVPTFNFTGTHLTCGSSLNQPCASGSSLGVSTKKSKLGRVITLASCGVTILLFIGAIFGYRYYHMHSLKHEVFVDVLGEDDCKISFGQLRRFSWREIQIATDNFDESNIIGQGGFGRVYRGVLSDNVKIAVKRLTDYNSPGGEAAFLREVQLISVAVHRNLLRLIGFCTTSSERVLVYPFMKNLSVAYRLRDLKPGEKGLDWPTRKRIAFGAAHGLEYLHEYCNPKIIHRDLKAANILLDDYFEPVLGDFGLAQLVDTKATHVTTQVRGTMGHIAPEYLSTGKSSEKTDVFGYGITLLELVTGQRAIDFARLEEEEDVLLLDHAKGERRVKSQLTRPLIAMFEHRCRIVLLDYPFSIWYFQPLHKFVSCDFNPIWGSNVSLDSLDPGKKFHSHRTFS from the exons aTGTCTGAAGCATCTTCTAGATGGCATCCTTTAAAGCCAATCATAAGTTGGCTGATGGCACTCATTTTGCTCAAAATCAGTTTTGCATCTACAGAGCCTGATGTTGAAG GTGAAGCATTAATCGATTTGCTTAATGCACTGAATGATTCCAATGGCCGAATAACTGATTGGAATAATCATCTTGTGAGCCCATGTTTTAGCTGGTCTCATGTCACTTGTAGAAATGGAAATGTCATATCCCT GAGCCTGGCATCAAATGGATTTTCTGGAACACTTTCTCCTTCCATTATCAAACTCAAATTTTTGTCCAGCCT GGACTTCCAGGATAATAGTCTAATGGGTCTGTTACCCGTTTATCTTGCCAACTTGACACATCTCCAGAATCTAAACCTTGCAAATAATAACTTCAGAGGTCCTATACCCAATACATGGGGTCAACTTTCCAATCTAAAGCACTT GGTTTTGAGGGGTAATGACATCTCTGGTGATATTCCGGATTCACTTTCTAATATCACAGGGTTGACTGAATT GGATCTTTCATCTAATGATTTAGCGGGAAAAATTCCAATGCAACTCTTCACGGTTCCGACTTTCAA TTTTACAGGAACTCATCTTACTTGTGGTTCTAGCTTGAACCAGCCTTGTGCTTCTGGCTCTTCACTTGGTG TTTCAaccaagaaatcaaaacttGGAAGAGTTATAACTTTGGCAAGTTGTGGTGTGACAATACTTCTTTTTATCGGGGCTATTTTTGGATATCGATATTATCACATGCACAGTCTGAAGCATGAGGTGTTTGTTGATGTTTTGG GTGAAGATGACTGTAAAATTTCCTTTGGTCAATTGAGAAGATTTTCTTGGCGTGAAATTCAAATTGCCACAGATAATTTCGATGAGAGTAACATAATTGGACAGGGAGGCTTTGGAAGAGTTTACAGAGGTGTTCTCTCAGACAATGTAAAAATTGCAGTGAAACGCCTTACCGACTATAACAGTCCTGGTGGAGAGGCTGCATTCCTGAGAGAAGTACAACTCATTAGTGTTGCAGTTCATAGGAATCTTTTACGGTTGATTGGCTTTTGTACAACTTCATCTGAGAGGGTCCTTGTTTATCCGTTCATGAAAAACCTGAGTGTTGCGTATCGCTTGAGAG ATCTGAAACCAGGAGAGAAAGGCTTGGACTGGCCAACAAGGAAGCGCATTGCTTTTGGTGCAGCCCATGGCTTGGAGTATCTACATGAGTATTGCAATCCTAAGATTATACACCGTGACTTGAAGGCTGCAAACATTCTTCTAGATGATTATTTTGAGCCTGTTCTTGGAGATTTTGGGCTAGCACAGCTGGTCGATACAAAAGCAACTCATGTTACTACTCAAGTGCGTGGTACCATGGGTCATATTGCCCCTGAATATTTGTCCACTGGAAAATCTTCAGAAAAGACTGATGTTTTTGGATATGGTATCACACTTCTCGAACTTGTCACTGGTCAGCGAGCTATAGATTTTGCTCGGCTTGAAGAAGAGGAGGATGTTCTTCTGCTTGACCAT GCCAAGGGTGAGAGGAGGGTGAAGTCACAACTCACAAGACCACTGATTGCCATGTTTGAACACAGATGTAGAATAGTGCTCCTGGACTATCCCTTTTCTATTTGGTATTTTCAGCCCCTTCATAAATTTGTCTCCTGTGATTTCAATCCAATTTGGGGTTCCAATGTTTCTCTTGATAGTTTGGACCCTGGAAAAAAATTTCACTCCCATAGAACTTTCTCATGA